The Clostridiales bacterium DNA segment TGTGGTTATTTTCCTTGTGGTGATAATGGGTATATTTGCGTTAAATTACAGTGTGTTTATACCAGTGTTAGCCAAAGATGTGCTTCATATGGATTCAAAAGGATATGGTAATTTGATGTCTAGTGTGGGTATAGGTGCATTTTTAGGTGCTATAGTGATGAGCCAATTAGGAAGAAGTGGGCCAAAAGTTAGTATTATATTATCAAGTCTTAGTACGATAGTAGTCGTGATTGCCATGCTTGGCTATGCGACGAACTTTTGGATGATGGCAGTTTTGCTAGTATTAACAGGATTTTGTAATAACGTATTTTTTACCAATGCCAACTCAATGCTTATGCTAAATGCAAAAGATGAGTTTAGAGGTAGGGTGATGAGTGTATATACGTTAGCTTTTTCGGGGACGTCGCCTATAGGAAATTTATTTAGTGGCATTATGATAGATAAATACAGTGCCAAGGTTGCGTTGATATCGTGTAGTGTTATAATAACGGTTGTTATAGGAACATTTCTTTTGATAGAGTGGTATTTATATAAAAAGACAAAAGCGGTTATAGTGTGATAATATATGATTTTTTGGAGGGAATTTTTATGAAAAGAGCAATTATTGTAGTGATGGATAGTGTAGGAATGGGAGCCTTGCCGGATGCACATAAGTATGGAGATGAAGGAAGCAATACATTAGGAAACATAGCAAAGGCGATACCAGGTTTTAGATTACCCAACATGCAAAAGTTGGGCTTGGGCAATATAGATGGTATGATGGGATACTCGAAAGAGGATAAACCTAATGCATCATACGGAAGGATGCGTGAGAAGTCAAAAGGAAAAGATACAACGACTGGACATTGGGAGATGGCTGGAATTGTAGTACAAAGACCGTTTCCTACATACCCTAATGGTTTTCCAAAGAGTTTAATAAAAGAATTTGAAAAGGCGATAGGGACAAAAGTTATAGGTAATTATCCTACATCGGGTACAGTTATAATAAACGAGTTGGGAGATGAACATGTAAAAACAGGATATCCAATAGTGTATACATCTGCTGACAGTGTATTCCAGATTGCGGCACACGAGGGAGTAATACCATTAGACAGATTATATGAGATGTGTAGAATTGCAAGGAAGATGTTGAATGGGGAAAATGCAGTTGGTAGAGTAATAGCAAGGCCATTTGTTGGGACGAGCGGGAATTATACAAGGACAACAAATAGACATGATTTTTCTTTGAATCCAATAGAAAGAACAGTGTTAGATGCGTGTAGCGAAAAGGGATATAGAGTAAAAGCTGTGGGGAAAATACAGGATATATTCAATAAAAAAGGCATAACAGATGCGGTTCACACAAAAAACAATATGGATGGTGTGGATAAGACAATAGATTATATGAAAGAAGATTTTAAAGGAATAATATTTACCAATTTGGTTGACTTTGATATGTTATATGGGCATAGAAATGACGTGGAAGGTTATGCTAATGCGTTGACAATGCTAGATAATAGAATACCAGAAATCTTGAATAATCTAAAGGATGAGGATTTATTAATTTTTACAGCAGATCATGGATGTGATCCCACATTCAAAGGAACTGATCACACACGAGAGTATGTTCCGTTGTTGGTATGCGGAAAGAAATTTAAGAATTGGGTAGACTTAGGCACAAGGGAAGGTTTTATTGATTTGGCAGAAACGATATCGGAGTATTTGTCATTAGAAGAAACGTTTGGTGGCAAAAGTTTTTTGCATGAAATAGAGCAAAGGTAGAGATGTTATGAGTGAGAGCATATTAAATAAAAGCATAGAGATTATAAAAGGTATAGGTGCGATACGGCTAAAACAGTTTAGAGTGTTGGGGATAAGAAATATTGGTGATTTAATTACATATTATCCTAGAGCATACGAAGATAGAACTGTTATAAAAAAAATATCCGATTTAATTGAGGGCGACAATTGTTCCTTTATAGGAACGGTGTCGTCTTTTGAACGTGATGTTCGCATTAGAAAAATGGCATTGTATAAAGTGAAAGTTAAGGATAATACATCTCAAATAACTTTAGTTTTTTTTAATCAACACTATATAAGGAATGTATTTTTCGTGGGGAAGACATTTGTTTTTTATGGTAAGGTTGAGAAAAAGAGAGGGATGATTGTAGTTGAAAATCCGTCGTTTACGGAATATTCAAAAAATAAGCTAAACGATATAGCGTGTATAGTGCCGGTGTACAGTAGTACATATGGGTTGTCGCAAAATGTTATACGAAGTACGGTTGAAAAGGTATTGTCTAAATCGATAGCAAGTGTAGAGGAATTTATGCCCAAAAGTTTGCGAGATGAATTAGGGCTTGTACCAATTGATTATGCTATAAAAAATATACATATGCCAAAGACTCGCGAATATTTTGTGAAAGCTAGAAAAAGATTGGTGTTTGATGAATTTTTTTTATTACAGCTGGCATTGTTTAGTATAAAAAGAGATAATGATATTAAGAATAACGATATGAAGATGGATATAAAAGATGAGTGTAAGGAATTTATAACTAATCTTCCATTTAATTTGACCAATGCACAGAAGCGAACAATAAGAGAAGTACTTAGTAATATGAAAAGTGATAAGATGATGAATAGACTAATTCAGGGTGATGTGGGATGTGGAAAAACGATAGTTGCTATAATTGCATTGTTAAACGTAGTAAAAAACGGATATCAGGGGATAATGCTTGCACCTACAGAAATTCTAGCAAAACAGCATTATGAAACATTAACAAACATGCTTTCACCATTGGGGGTTGAAGTTGGACTAGTAGTGGGAAGAATGAAGAAGAGGGAAAAGAGACGTATTCAAGATAGAGTGATGGTTGGACAAGTTGATATAGTTGTGGGTACGCATGCAATTTTGCAAGAAGATATAGTGTTTGATAAAGTAGGATTAGTTATAACAGATGAACAACATAGGTTTGGAGTACAACAAAGAGCAACATTGGGGAAAAAAGGAGGTACGCCGCATGTGTTGGCAATGTCAGCTACTCCTATTCCTCGAACATTGTCGCTAATATTA contains these protein-coding regions:
- a CDS encoding phosphopentomutase, encoding MKRAIIVVMDSVGMGALPDAHKYGDEGSNTLGNIAKAIPGFRLPNMQKLGLGNIDGMMGYSKEDKPNASYGRMREKSKGKDTTTGHWEMAGIVVQRPFPTYPNGFPKSLIKEFEKAIGTKVIGNYPTSGTVIINELGDEHVKTGYPIVYTSADSVFQIAAHEGVIPLDRLYEMCRIARKMLNGENAVGRVIARPFVGTSGNYTRTTNRHDFSLNPIERTVLDACSEKGYRVKAVGKIQDIFNKKGITDAVHTKNNMDGVDKTIDYMKEDFKGIIFTNLVDFDMLYGHRNDVEGYANALTMLDNRIPEILNNLKDEDLLIFTADHGCDPTFKGTDHTREYVPLLVCGKKFKNWVDLGTREGFIDLAETISEYLSLEETFGGKSFLHEIEQR
- the recG gene encoding ATP-dependent DNA helicase RecG, which gives rise to MSESILNKSIEIIKGIGAIRLKQFRVLGIRNIGDLITYYPRAYEDRTVIKKISDLIEGDNCSFIGTVSSFERDVRIRKMALYKVKVKDNTSQITLVFFNQHYIRNVFFVGKTFVFYGKVEKKRGMIVVENPSFTEYSKNKLNDIACIVPVYSSTYGLSQNVIRSTVEKVLSKSIASVEEFMPKSLRDELGLVPIDYAIKNIHMPKTREYFVKARKRLVFDEFFLLQLALFSIKRDNDIKNNDMKMDIKDECKEFITNLPFNLTNAQKRTIREVLSNMKSDKMMNRLIQGDVGCGKTIVAIIALLNVVKNGYQGIMLAPTEILAKQHYETLTNMLSPLGVEVGLVVGRMKKREKRRIQDRVMVGQVDIVVGTHAILQEDIVFDKVGLVITDEQHRFGVQQRATLGKKGGTPHVLAMSATPIPRTLSLILYGDLDISLIDELPPERKTVKTLVISDDKRERMNNFIREKVKEGRQVYIVCPLVDDSEKQDLESAKGLSKRLMEHDFRDLSIALIHGKMRANEKSEIMQRFKDGDIDILVSTTVIEVGVNVPNASIMVIENAERFGLSTLHQLRGRVGRGDKEAFCVLITQNGSCDNKKRMDIMKETSDGFVVAQKDLELRGIGDFFGTRQHGLPDLKIADIYKDIEILKKAQIVAQKIMDQGSVMDKYPKLMEEVQKRFLRKLNEGIILN